TGCTATCTGTGCGAATCGGCTTGCCGTCCGGCAGCCAGTCTCACTTGACGAGGTACTCCGCGAACATCGCGCTTCAGGCGGCGAGTGCGGCTGCGTGGATTGCGGCGGCGAGGGCGATGGCCGGTGTGGTCAGCGGTTTCGCTCCGCCCTTGACCAACAAGGCCGCACCGGCCATTGATGTTTGCGCGAACGCTACGACGTCCGCGCCGTTTTCGTAGGCCGCGTCCGCAGCGGCGGCGATCATGGACAGGTAGCCTGCTGTGTCGTCTGCTCTGAAACGGTCCCATGCGCCACTCACCAACTGAACCTCGACTTCCGCGGCGGTGCGCGTGGCGGCTTGAGCGAACACGCGCGTGGTCGGGTCGAGTGTGGTGGAGACGGTGCATAGCACGACAACCTTGCCGCCATTCTCCACCGCGCGCCGAGCCAACGCGGCATCGGCCCGCAAAATGGGCACCGGTGCGGCTTGCGCGGCGAGGACGTCATTGACTGACGGGCCGAGCGTCGAGCAGTTGAGCAAAACAGCGTGCGCGTTGTCCTTCAGCGAGAGGAGCACCGCGCGGGTTTGTGACGCGATTGCCTCGGTCAAGCCGCCGGCCTGCTCAGCGGCCGCGAGCAAGTCGGCGCGGACCACGTGGGCTAACTCGAGTGCTTCGAATCCGGCGGCGCGGGCGGCTGCATCGAACAAGGCGATGTTGCTGTCAGCGGTGTGCAAGCAGACGATGCGCACGGTTTCTCCGACGGGTTGGGGTGGTTTTACATTCTCGCCTGGAATCGGCTGTCCGTCGTGCCGGATGCTTCAAAGCAAATCAGAAGGACTTGCGAACGCGGAATCGGATAAGCGCCGCGATTCCTGCGGGTCATTGGCCCAGGTAATCCATGCGGAAGAAGTTCGAGAAGCACCGTCCCTTGAGGTCGAGCGTGTCGAGATCTTTTGGGACACAGGTGAGCGTGATGGATACTTCGCTAATCAGGCGGCAGGAGCAGGAGACGACTGAATTGCCTTTATGTCGAAAGCGCAACGGGGCCCACGGCTCGCGTGCTGCCGGTTGCCTTCGGGTAGTGACCGGCCACAAGCGGTCGCCCGACGTACCCGTCTGGATTGTCGACAATCAAAAGGCAAGCGCCCCGGTTGTGTTAAAGGGCGCTCGGATTTGAGCCGATATTGCAAAAGTGGCTTGTCCTTACCTGACCGGTGGCTCATGAAAAGCTTACTATTTGCGCTCCTGCTGGTGGTCATTGCGCCGTCCACGTTCGCCTCACAGTGCGACGAAGCTTTGGATCAGAGAAGCATGAACGAATGCGCGTTCAAGCAATCCCAGCAACAAGACGTCGCTCTGCATAACGTCTACGAACACCTTTCTACGAAGCTAACTGACCATCAACGTGATCTGCTCAAAAAGACCGAGACCGCGTGGCTTGCCTACCGCGAATCAGCTTGTCGGTTTGCTGCAAGTGGAAGTGAAGGCGGGACGTCGTATGGCCAATGGCTTTCGATCTGCTCCCGAGAAATGACGCAAACCAGGATCCGGGAATTAGAGGGGTTGTCGCACTGTAACGCCGGGGACGGTGAGTGCCCGACACCTGCGGAGTGAACTACTCGGAGGGCTAACGTCGTTAATCGGAGAAGGGAGCACGTCAGTATGCGATTCGTGGTTCTTTGCGCAAATTGGTTGATAGTAGGCGCCATGGTGATCGGAATGGCTAATTCCGCGTTGCGATATCATGAAGTGGCTTTCTATCATTCGTTGGCGATCGCGCCGTTTGCCCTAGCCATTTGCGCCTTTCGCGCAAGATCACGTCGCTGGCTGAGATTTTTAGCATTTGGTGCAAACGCGGTGTACTCCCTGGTTTTTGTGGTTGGGATTGCCCAACTCCTGGGAACCTTCCAAGCCTCTTCGGCCGCGGCGTTGAGTGCTTTGATTGCGCTGCCGTGCATCGCTAACGCTTGCCTTACATGGCCGTGGATGAGTTCCGCCAATGATCAGCTTGCCGGTTGAGGAAAACTCGCCATCGGACCGGGTTCGGCCATGAGCGGTCACCCAGAGCCGCAAACATAATGTCCGAATTGCGCTGGACGTCGGCCGCCCAGCGGACAGTTGCATTCGGCTTGACCGGGTTGCTCGCCGAATTCAGGAACCACAGAGCGTGAAGTCGACGTCTTTACTCTCGATGACTCCGCCCCAGCGGCCCGGCGCCCTTTGATTGCTCCAGTACAGATTGGTGTGCCTGATCACGGCATCCGGTGGCGGCGCGCCCCTTTCCGTCATGTCATCCGTCGTATGGGCATCGCTGACGAGGATCGCGTCATAACCGCGCGCGAGTGCGCCATGCAGAGTCGAGCGTACGCACATGTCCGTCTGTGCTCCGGTCACAATGAGTTTGCCTACTCCGAGACTGGATAGCACCTCCTCGAGATCGGTGCCTTCAAACGCGTCTCGATAGCTTTTTTCGACAATCGCTTCCCTTGGCGCCGGAGCAAGTTCGGCAACGATCTGCCACGCTTCGCTGCCCGCCTCGAGGTCTTCGTCGGTGTGCTGAATCCAGATAACCGGCACGTGCGCGGTGCGTGCCCGCTCGATGAGCATGTTGACTGCGTCGAGCACTTCATGACGTCGATATGCATTCGCGACGACTTCATTTTGAAGATCGATAACGACAAGTGCGGTGTTGGGGCGATCGGCTATCGTAGTCACGAGCAGAGACCTCCTGAGATAAAAGCATATGTTAGCGGGATCTACTGCTCGCAATGCGAGGGCCGCCTTGAGATGTTAACCGGCCACTCGTACGTGGGTGGTGACGGTCCGTAACGGGTCGATCAGCGACAGTCGCGAGCGGCCGAGCGCTCGCAAAAAAGTGTCGACCGCCTTGGTTGATTCACCAACTGTGCCAGCAGCTCTTCCCCTACCTGGCACAGTTTTTACTTTCTGTGTCGTGCGACACATTGCACCCGCTTCGCGCGTCCCCGCTACAATCTGCGTGATCCATTTGACGCGGAAGAGCACGTATGAAAGTCACCCGGGAACCCGTCGCATTGTCGCGGGCCACGCAGTTGCTGAATCATGGGCCCGTCACGATCATTACCAGCGCGCATGGCGGCCGCTCGAACGTGATGGCCGCGTCGTGGGCGATGCCGCTCGATTTCACGCCGCCGAAGGTCGTGGTGGTGGTGGACAGCCGTACTCTCACGCGGCAACTGATCGAAGCGAGCGGCGTGTTCGGGCTGCAACTGCCGAGCCGCGGATTCGCCGCGCAGACGCTGGCAGTGGGCACGAACGCGGGCGCTGAGCTCGACAAGTTCTCGGCCTTCGACCTCGAGACCTTCCCTGCACAAGAAATCGATGTGCCGATGCTGGCGGGCTGCATCACGTGGATGGAATGCAAGGTGATTCCGGACGATAGCCAGCGGCACGATCTGATCATTGGCGAAGTGGTCGCCGCCTATGCGGACAGCCGCGTCTACTCGAACAACCGCTGGCACTTCGGTGACGACCCCGATCTGCGGACGTGCCACTACGTGGCGGGCGGAACCTTCTTCGCCACAGGTGACGCGTTTGAAGTCGAGCCGGTAGCGAGCGGCGCGGGGAATTGATCGGTTAGCGGCTATCGTTCTGCTCCCTGGCAAGCGTATCTCACGTAGTGCCGTCGGCAAACGCCGTGAGTGCCTCGCCCGCCAGCCGGTAGCGAACCCATTCGCTTTGTGCGCTCGCACCGATCGATTCATAGAAGCCGATCGCCGGTTCGTTCCAGTCGAGCACGCTCCATTCGAAGCGCCCACAGCCTGTTTCGCATGCAATCTGCGCGAGGTGGCGAAGCATCTGTTTGCCCGCGCCGCTGCCGCGCGACTTCGGCGAGATGTACAGGTCTTCCAGATAGAGCCCCTGTTTGCCGAGCCACGTCGAATAGGAAAAGAAGTAAACGCAAAAGCCGATCGGTTCTCCATTCATTTCGCAGATCAAAGACTTGGCCGTGGAGGTGACGGAGAACAGGCTCGTTTCGATGTCTTCAACAGTCGCGACCACTTCGTGCTCCGCTTTTTCATACACCGCGAGTTCGGTGATGAAGCGGAGAATCAAGGCGGCGTCTGCTGCGTGCGCGGGGCGGATGTGGATGGTCAAGGTGAGAGGCTCGATCGGTTGGACGGTGAATCGAAGTTTAGCGAAGAAGCGTCGGCTTCGCCTCAAGCCTCCATCGTATCGGCTATCGAGATTGCAATTGACGCATCGTCGCAAAATCGTTTACTGTCGATCCATGGACTTCCACTCGATTCCCTTCGCTGCCGTCACCACCACGACGACCACCTTCACAGGCGGGTCGTCTGGAGGTTGCGCACGCTAGAAGCAGGAAGCTGTGGCAGACCACCAAAGGCCCCGCCGGAAACGGACGGGGCCTTTGGCGTTTCTGGACCCCCGTTTGCGGCATCGATCCTCAGTATCTGCAAGATCAAATCAAACGGAGTGTCATCGTGAACGACATCGACCATCGTGTACTGGGCAACAAACTCGACCTCTTTCATCAGCAGGAAGAAGGCGCCGGCATGGTTTTCTGGCACCCACGCGGCTGGGAACTGTACCGCGTGCTGGAAGACTATATCCGTGCCCGCATGCGGCGCGCGGGCTTTCGCGAGATCCGTACGCCCCAACTGCTGGCACGCTCGTTGTGGGAAAAAAGCGGCCATTGGGAAAAGTTCGGCGCGGCGATGTATTCGCTGGCCGACGCGGAAGAAGGACGCGCGCTGTGTTTGAAGCCGATGAGTTGTCCGTGTCACGTGCAGGTGTTCAACCAGCGTGTGCGGTCATATCGC
This genomic stretch from Paraburkholderia caffeinilytica harbors:
- a CDS encoding flavin reductase family protein, with the protein product MKVTREPVALSRATQLLNHGPVTIITSAHGGRSNVMAASWAMPLDFTPPKVVVVVDSRTLTRQLIEASGVFGLQLPSRGFAAQTLAVGTNAGAELDKFSAFDLETFPAQEIDVPMLAGCITWMECKVIPDDSQRHDLIIGEVVAAYADSRVYSNNRWHFGDDPDLRTCHYVAGGTFFATGDAFEVEPVASGAGN
- a CDS encoding lysozyme inhibitor LprI family protein, translating into MKSLLFALLLVVIAPSTFASQCDEALDQRSMNECAFKQSQQQDVALHNVYEHLSTKLTDHQRDLLKKTETAWLAYRESACRFAASGSEGGTSYGQWLSICSREMTQTRIRELEGLSHCNAGDGECPTPAE
- a CDS encoding GNAT family N-acetyltransferase; translation: MTIHIRPAHAADAALILRFITELAVYEKAEHEVVATVEDIETSLFSVTSTAKSLICEMNGEPIGFCVYFFSYSTWLGKQGLYLEDLYISPKSRGSGAGKQMLRHLAQIACETGCGRFEWSVLDWNEPAIGFYESIGASAQSEWVRYRLAGEALTAFADGTT
- a CDS encoding aspartate/glutamate racemase family protein; translated protein: MRIVCLHTADSNIALFDAAARAAGFEALELAHVVRADLLAAAEQAGGLTEAIASQTRAVLLSLKDNAHAVLLNCSTLGPSVNDVLAAQAAPVPILRADAALARRAVENGGKVVVLCTVSTTLDPTTRVFAQAATRTAAEVEVQLVSGAWDRFRADDTAGYLSMIAAAADAAYENGADVVAFAQTSMAGAALLVKGGAKPLTTPAIALAAAIHAAALAA
- a CDS encoding cysteine hydrolase family protein, yielding MTTIADRPNTALVVIDLQNEVVANAYRRHEVLDAVNMLIERARTAHVPVIWIQHTDEDLEAGSEAWQIVAELAPAPREAIVEKSYRDAFEGTDLEEVLSSLGVGKLIVTGAQTDMCVRSTLHGALARGYDAILVSDAHTTDDMTERGAPPPDAVIRHTNLYWSNQRAPGRWGGVIESKDVDFTLCGS